The DNA segment GGATCGACAAGACGCCTCCCGACGAATTGATGAAGTCCATCGGCAAGCTGCTCGATACGGCCAAAGACAGCGGGGCGGCGGTGGGACCGTCGGACGAGGAAGTGGCCATGGCTTCTCGTTACGGCCGCACGACGACCAGTACGATGGTCCGCTTCGTGGTCAGCGCCGCCGAGGCAACGCGCGAACAGGCCTATCAAAAGGCCGTGGACGACGCGCGCCAGCGTGCCGAACGACTGGCCAAGCTCCATTCCTCGAAGCTTGGTCCCGTATTATCCGTGCAGGAAGCGTTCGTTTCCAGCGATAATATCTCAACCGTCCAGCAGCAGCCCTGGGAACTTCAGCAGCCAGACATTACCCCGCCCGGGGAAATCAACACCGAGAATATGACCGGCGCGGTATTCCAGGTTAGGCTGTCGGTGCGGTTCGCGATCGATTCGGCGGAAAAGATGGCCGCCCAATCCTCGACAGGTGCGGAGCGATAAACTCGACGCAAGCTCTTATGACCAGAATCATATTGGATTTGTACCTCGCTCCCACGCTCTGCGTGGGAGCGCATTGCTCAGACGCTCCGCGTCGACGCCCTGGCGGCAGACGATTCGTAGCAATTATTCTGATGGTCTTCGCCGCCGTTTCAGCGCTGGATCGAACAAAACTCCTCCAAGCCGACGATCTGCCTCCCGCCGCGGATGGCGCGTCGAACGCAGCCAATCCCAAGGCATCCAAGCCGCCGTCCTCACTTCCACTTGCCAATCAGGACAAAGCCGCCCCAGAGGCGAAACCGTCTGTGGATGCCGCAGCGCAGAAAAGTCCAGCAAAGTCCTAGGTCCACCGATGATACAGTCTCGATTGCTACCGTCACGGCCAAGCCCGGCATGGATGACGTCGATCATCTTCGTCGCGGCCGCCGCCGTGGCCGACTTGGCCCGCGCCGACGATTCAACCGCCGCCAAATCCAAATCGCGTGAAGTCGCGGTCATTACCGCGGCCGACGAGAGAATCACCGGACCGCTTGCGGATTTTCGTAGCGGCCTGCTCATCGTCGATTCGAAACCCCCGCGATCGATCGATTTGATGGACCTTCAACGCCTCTCCTTCGGTTCCGTGGCCGGGGTTGCCGCGCAGTGGCTCGGCCAGGATCAGCACGATCTGGTCGGCGTCGGCTCAACCGCCTCGGGAAACGGCATCCAGGATATCCACCTTCGCCTGACCGGGCTGCCGGCAGAAAAACAAATCAAGCAACTGCGAGTCCTCCTCCGCTCGCCGCTTTCGGCCTGGCGGCTGGATACGGCCGAGTCGCCCGACTGGCGGCTGGTCGTCGAGCGCTTCGGCAATTCGCCGATGGCCGAAGTGTTTCTCGAGCCCCCCGCCTCCGACGTCTTCAATCAGCAGTTTCAAATCACGCTGACTTACTCCGACGGTTCCACGGAAAAAATCGCCTGCGCCGCCACGACGCACACGAGCGACAAGCTAAAAACGGGGGCCCAAACCGCGGATGCTGAAAAGCAACTGCATTTCAAAGCCGAACTGGGCGCCGGCGACGTCATCGTCGGCAAGCTAGTGCAAATGACGGACGAGAGCCTAACGCTGAAAACGACCTGGCAACCCAATGTGCGAATTCCGCTACTACATGTTCAGGGCTTGCTTTGCGAACCCGCCCTACCGGAAGCGGCCAGCCGCTATCAACAGGCCCTGGTAAAGCCCGGCAGTGAAGATCTCGCGATCGTCGTCGCCAAAGACGGCGGCCTGGCCGAAATTCCTGGCCACTTGAAGCAATGGGAATGCCAACAGCTTCACTTCGTCTACGAGGGCCAAGAGCAGACCATCCAAACCGCGCGTGTGCAGGCCCTGGTTTTGGCCGCTCATCCGCCAGTCCATTCCACGGCCGCCTTTCAGGTCGTTCGCCTGCAAACGGGCGACACTCTGTCGGGTTCATGGGTGGCGGTCAACGACAACAGCATTTCCATGAATAGCCCCTGGGGCGATACGTGGGAAATTCCAATCGAAAGCATTTCGGAAATCGGCACCCGCAACGGCAACCTCGTTCATTTGTCCGATCTCGATCCAGTTTCCGTCGAACAAGTGCCTTATTTCGGCCGCCTTATGCATTATCGCCGCGACCAGTCCTTGGAGGGCAGCCCCTTGAAGATCAAAGGCAAGTTCTATGCCAAGGGCTTGGCGGTCCACTCGCGTTGTCTGCTCGCCTACACACTGGACGGCCAATTTGCCAATTTCAAAACGTTGGTTGGCTTCGATGACGACGCCGGGACTCGCGGCCGTGTCAACTGCCGAGTGCTGGCCGATGGTAAGGAACTCTTCGCCAATCCCGACCTCCGCGCCGACCAGGAACCGCAAACCCTCGACCTTTCCGTCGCCGGAGCCAAGCTTCTAACACTGGAAGTCGATTTCGGCGAAAACGAAGATACAGGCGATCGCGTCATCTGGGCCCAACCGCGCTTGTTCCGCAAATAGAAAACGGAGAGCGAATCATGATTCCGATTTCTCTGCAACGATACCGTCTTGGTTCATTCCTAGCATGCTTACTCGCCAGCGGGTGGTTTCCGCCTCCCACTCTTCTGGCCGAGGATGTCCCGCGCCTTACCATCGCCACGCACCGCTTCGGCGGCGTGCAGTTGATGAGCATCGGCATCGACGGCTCCAATCCCCAGCAGCTCACCAACGATCCGGACGACGCGACCCAGGCCACCTGGTGCCCCGACGGATCGAAGGTCGCCTACGTCGTTGGCCCTCGGCTCCAGGGTAAAATCAAAATCATGGATGCCGACGGGAAAAACGCCCGCGTGCTGTTGAAGGACGCCGCGCCGCAACGAACTCCACAATGGTCCCCCGACGGCAAGCAAATCGCGTTCTCGATGGTCGATAAAAGCAATGGCAATTTCAATATCTTTGTCGTCAACACCGACGGAACGGGGTTGAAGAACCTGACGGACGCCCCCAGGTTTTCCGCCGATCCCGCCTGGTCCCCCGACGGAAAGAAGATTGCCTACGCGTCCGATCGGCCCGGCGCTCGAATCCGCCTCTGGCTGATGAACGCCGACGGCTCCGAACAGACGGACGTTTTGGGCCGCGACCTGTATCATGCCGTCTATCCCGCCTGGTCGGTGGATGGCAAGCAAATCGTTTACGGTTCGTCGGTCGATCCGTCGCAGTGCCAGGTCATGCAGGTCAATTTCGACGGCAAAGGCGACTCGCCGATCACCACGGGCCCCAACCAGTACAGCTATCCGGCCTGGTCTGCGGACGGGCAATATCTGGCCTACGTGTCGGATCCCGGCGCAGAAGCTGGCGATCTGTGCATCTACGACGTGGTCGCTGGCAAGCATCGCGTGGTCCTGAAGGGCGAAGTCTTCCAAGAACTATTTCGCGACGCCCGTCCCTCATGGGTTCCCAAGCAACCTCCAAAGCAATGAAAATGCCCACGCACAATTCGAAGACATTCGGCGGCGCGTTCGCCGCTCGAAATACTGCCGCAGCTTCAATCCTGCCCCTCTTATGCCTCCTGGCCGCCATCGCCGCGGCCCGCGCCGATGACCCACCGCGCCTGGATATTCACGAATGGTCGGTCTGGCTGACAGAGCCCACGCAAAACCAAATCAATGCCCTGGCCGGCTATCCCAGCGCCATGCCCGGATTGGTTGATACGCCGCGCAGCCGCCGCCCCGAGACCGAGGGTCCCAGCGTCTCGCCCCTCAGCCTGATTTCGTTTTCCGGAAAACCCGCCGACGCGGTCAATCTTTCGCTGCGAATGACCAACGGCCGCTTCCTCGCCCATTGGCCGCCGGCCGACGCGAAAAACAACCGCCTGGCATGGAACGATTTGAAGTTGACGGCGCCCGCGGCCGAGGCCCCTTACGGCTTCGTCCCCGACGACCACTGGTTTGCTCGAGCGCGCCAATCGAACAGCCTGCAAGTCCAACGAGGGAGCCGGGTAGAACGCTTCATCGCTTACGATCCGGAACTAAATGTTCCACTGTCGTTGCGCGTCGACGGCGGGCCGGATCGCTACCAGATCATCAATTCGGGCAAGTATTCGCTGAAAGACGTGTTGCTGATCGTGCCTGCATCGAAAGGCCGACGGATCGGCTGGCTCGATGATTTGCCTGCGCCGAAGAATCCCGCTCCCGTCAAGACTCCGCCGGCCGCGACTGGCTCGCCGAATCCCGGCGGTGCGGCGGTGGCCCAGGCGCTCGACGCCGTGAAAGCGGCGACAGCCCAATTGCGCGCCGCCTCCGCTAGGATGCAATCGGGCGCCGATAAGCCCGCCGACGGCAGATTCGTCAAGCTCGTACATGTCGAAACCGGTAAGGCCCTGGGCATCGCTGGCGACTCTGATGAAGATTCTGCCCAAGCTGAATTGGCCCAAGATGAACCGAATGATACGCGCATATGGAAAATCGAAAAAGATGGCGACTTCTTCAAATTGCTCAACCGCAAAAGCGGCAAGGTGCTGGACGTGCAGCGCGAATCGAAATCGGAGGGCGCCGCCGTCATTCAATGGCCCGACAAAGCGGAAGTCGAAAACCAACTTACGCAGGACAACCAGCGGTGGTCCTGGGATGGCAGTGGAGCCGAGCGTCGGCTGACAAATAAGCTGAGCAATCTCGTTCTCGATATCGACGGAACTGGGAAACTGGTCCAGCGCCTCGCCGATCCGGGTGCCAGGCGGCAACTGTGGCGCGTTGTAGAGGTCAAAGAGGGGGTCAAGGATAAGTCGATCGACATCTTGGCCGAAGTGCAAATGAGCACGCCGCTGGGAATAGACCAACTCAACGTGCAAGCGATCACTCCGCTTCGCGACCGGCTCGTTGCCGCCGGCCTAACAGAAAGCGAGACCGACCTCCTCCTTTCCCTGTATAGCAAGTCGTTCTTTCAATCCCGCGAGCCGGTCTTGATCTGCCGATTGCCGCAAGCCACCGTCGACGAATGGCTCCCGCTGGAAGTCGATCTCGGCACCGCGAAAATCACCCGCGTCGCGCTGGTCCTGTGTTTCAAAGTTGACCCGCTGATTCGCGACCAGGTCCAACAGCTTATCGAGCAATTGGGCGACGACGACTATGCCAACCGCGAACAGGCCGAGCGAAAACTCCGCGACCTGGGACGGATGGCCATCCCCGCCCTCAAGGAAGCCGTCAATAGCCCAGACCCCGAACGAGTCATGCGCGCCGAGCGCCTCCTCCTCTGCCAAAACGAGCGCCTGGACGGAAAATAACAAACCCGCCTCGCCGACGAAATACGTCGAGTTCCTTCCTAACGCTGACAGTGTTCCAAAACCTTATGCCGTGGTAGTCCGCAAAGGCGAAATGCTGTAACGGTTCCCAGTTTGGCGCGCTGGCGACTAATGTGCTCCCTTCGGGATCGGTCATCCCCGTGTGGTGATATCCACCCACTCGCCGCACCGGATAGCCTCGCCGCTCCAGCTTCTCGATCGCGCGTTCGCAGGGCGCAGTGATGAAGCTGGAGAAGAGCACTAGAATGACGCACCGCCGCGGGTCCATCGGGTGGTTGGAGGGGCGCGGCGCCCTTGGCCGCTGCGGCCGCTCGGGGGGCTCTGAGATCAAATCTCGCTCTCGATCACGACAGCAGAGATACTAGGAATCTACTGACGGCCCGTGTCGCTTGCAAGCGCGCAGTCTTAGTGGTCAGAGTGGGATAATAAGGGCCGACTTTTGAGCACAAAGGGAGGATTCCTTGCGCCAAAGGGATGCGATATTGGTCCGGACCAGTCCCGTGTTTAAGACCGACGCGGCAAAATGCCGCTGGCAGGCGCGCTCATGAGGACGCTTCTGTTTGGGTGTCAAGAGCGTGCAATGGGCTGCTTCCATCCTGCTTCGGCCGACACCTCGACGCGGCGAGCTTATTCGGCAAATCTACTTCGGTGAAATCGACCGGCTTGATTTCTACTTACGCCTTGGATGCTCCGGTCCGCCCGACCGACGTAGTTTCGCAACCGCGGTCGATCCGACCGACGCGGCTAATCGTCTCGCATTCCCGAACGCGTTTTCAGGCAGCGATCGTGGCTAAATCGCGGCGGCAATCCACTTCAGCCTGATTGCCTCGTGCCTGCGCAACAACGTCGAACCGTTCGCCTATCTCCGCGACCTGCTCACGCGCCTGCCGGCTCTCCTGCCGGGCGCCACGCGCGACGACCTTTGCTCCCTGTTCCCCGACCGCTGGCAGCCGGCCAAATAAATCCGCTCGCAATGCCAGCCGTTGCGCAATTCAGCAAACGGGTTCCACCGGACGCTCACGAAATAGACGCTCCCAAGGCTTGAGCCCAACCCGATTCAGAATCCGCATGAACTGTGTCCGCAGGTTCTGTGTATTCGTCGTTCGACCCGAATTGAGAAATTGAAAACGCCTGCCATCGATGGGAATTTCATGGACTTCCACGATGGCTCCGACTACAAATGGGTTAGTTCGACTGGGCGGGGTGCGTTCGCGGGTGAATCAACTTTTAGGTTGGGAGGTCGCTAATGAAGAAACGATCGCAATTGCAGCAGGGCACGAACCTCGCAGATCAACTCGACACTTATTCGGCGTCGGTGCGAGCCAACCAGACTGCAGGTTGGTGGAGCAAGCGGATCCAACGCTGGACTCCCTATGCGGCCGCAGTTGGCTCGGGCCTCGCCCTGACCACCGCGTTGGACGCTGCCATCATCTATAGCGGACCGGACAGCACGCAGGTTACGGCAGGGGGCAACGGGACGTTTGGCGCCAATGTCTACATTGGTGGGCGGACGTTTCGCCTTGTTGTTGAGCACCAGTCCAGTCTATTTTCGCATAAAGGGGTCGCCAGCTTTCGTCGCGGAAATGGTGATAGCGTTCTTTCTCATGCGGGGGTTGGCTTGAAGCGTCTCTCCCAGGGTGCGGTCATCTCCAATGGCGCGGGCGGTAGCACGGCCGGTTGGGGTGGCGATTTTGCCAAGCTCGCTTACCGACGTTCCGCATTCGGTAATCCTTCTCCTCCGGGAGGCACCTGGGAGGCGGGCCAATCGGGGTTCGCGGGGATTAGGCTCAACACCGCGCATGGCCAAACTGACTATGGCTGGATCCGGTTGGAGTGGCTGGCCGACACGCATGGCGACCCAGTCACGTTGAAAGACGACTGGGCCTACGACGATAGCGGGGCCCCGATCGCCGCCGGCGCCGGGGCCGCCGTCCCCGAGCCGAGCAGTCTCGCGCTGGTATTGCTCGCGGCCGGCTCGGCGGGCGTGCTGGCCTGGCGGAAACGCCACCGAACGGCAGCCCCCGCTTCATCAGCCGCCGGCTGAAGAAACGCCATCGATGACCAAAAAGGCAACCGATCCCTGGTTCCGGCCGCCCGACGCCAGCGTGGATCGACGATGGTTTCTCAAAAGCATTGTGGCCGCAACCTTCCTAGCCGGCTGCGACCGTGCCACGCCTCGTCCCGACGCCAACTCTCCGCCGGGACCAGCGCTATTCCGCGACGCCGCCGAGGATACCGGCCTCATCTTCCGTCACGAAAATGGCATGTCGGGGGCGATGTACATGCCTGAAGTGATCGGCTCCGGCGTCGCCCTGTTCGATTACAACAACGACGGCAAGCTCGACGTGTTCGTCGTGCAGGGGGGCGTCCTGAAGCCCGGCGCGAAGCCCGAACCGAAAAAGGGCCCAACGCACAAGCTGTTCCGCAACGACATGGAAATCCTGCCCGACGGCAGCCGCGTCCTTAAGTTTACCGATGTAACCGAGGAGGCCGGGCTGAATTTTGCCGACTACGGGATGGGCGTGGTCGCCGGCGACTACGACGGCGACGGCTTCATCGATCTGTACGTCACCTGCCTGGGCCGCAACCGGTTGCTGCACAACAACGGCGATGGCACCTTCACCGACGTCACCGAAACCGCGGGCGTCGGCGGCGACGGCTGGAACACCAGTGCCGCCTGGGTCGATTTCGACCGCGATGGCCGGCTCGACCTGTTCGTCTGCCGCTACCTGCAGTGGACTTTCGACCGCCACAGGATGTGCCAGAACCCGGCGAGCGGCAACGACTACTGCGGCCCGAGATCGTTCGAACCGGCCCGATCGCGCCTGTATCGCAACTTGGGCAACGGCCGGTTCGAAGAAATATCGATCTCGTCCAGGATCGCGAGCAAAGCCGGCGCGGCGCTGGGTGTGGTCTGCGCCGACTTCAACGGCGACGGTTGGCCGGACCTGCTGGTGGCTAACGATGGGATGGAAAACCACCTCTGGATCAACCAGAAGGACGGCACGTTCAAGGAAGAGGCGCTGGCCCGGGGCTGCGCCCTTGATTGCGGCGGCGACGCCGAGGCCAACATGGGAGTCATCGCCGCCGACTTCCACAACAGCGGCCGGGACGACCTGTTCATCACCCATCTGATCACCGAGCACGCCACCTTCTATCGGAATCTGGGCGGAGGGCAGTTCGAGGACCAGACGACGCGCCTGGGACTGGATGCGGCAACCCGTGCCTTCACCGGCTTTGGCGCCTGTGCCATCGATTACGACAACGACGGCCGCCTAGACATTTTCGCCGCCAACGGGGCGGTGAAGGTGCTCGATGCCCAGGTAAAGGCTGGCTTCCAACCCCCGTTGCGCCAGCGCTGTCAGTTGTTCCACAACGATGGTGGGCCCAAGCTGCGTTTCGCCGAAGTCACCGAAGGCGCCTTCCTGAAGGTGGAGGACGTCGGACGCGGCGTGGCCTGCGGCGATTTCCGTAACAACGGCGCCGTTGACCTGGTGGTGGCCAACAACAACGGACCGCTGCGCTTGCTGCTCAACCAAGTCAGGCAAAAGAACCACTGGCTCGGCCTGCGTCTCGTGGACGGCCCCGTCGGGCGGCGCTTCGATGTGTTGGGAGCGGTGGCGACGCTGGAGCGGAGCGGCCAGCCATCGCTGCGACGGCGCTGTGCCACGGACGGCAGCTACCTGTCATCCAGCGATCCACGCGTGGTGTTCGGCCTGGACAATTCCGCGGCCTTCGACTGCGTCCGCGTGCTTTGGCCGGATGGATCGACGGAGGCGTGGCGGGGTCTGGCGGCGGACCAATATCACGAGCTGGCAAAGGGAACGGGGCGGAAAGAACAAGCGTAGCCGTCACGCGTCCGCGTGACGATTCTACTGCCAGGCATGCACCATGAAACGACTGGCCAAAATCATCATCGCACGCGCCCCGGACTTCCTGCTGGTAGCGATACTGCTCTTTTGCGGCGTGTTGCTCGTCCGCAAATGGCTGCCCCGATCTGTCGTGGCGAAAGGCCCGGACCTGACATTTGTGGATCATCCCGCCACCGACGGTATGGAGCCGATTGTCCGCGACCAGATCCATGTGGCCCGTGCAAAGTGCGACGAATTGACGGCGACGAACGCCACGCGCCGAGAGCGCGGCCGCGCCTGGGGCGAGCTGGGCAAGGTCTACTTAACCTACTCCCATTCCCGGCCGGCGGCGGGGTGTTTCCAGAACGCCCAGGCGCTCGACCCCGATGAGTTCCGCTGGAGCTACCTACTGGCCCACGCCCTGGAGCGCGACGGCACGATCGACGAAGCCGCGGGGGCGATGCAGCGTGCACTGAAAGTGTTGCAGACCGATGCCGCCGCTACGCCGCAAGACCAACTCGCCGGCGTGTGCTTCCTCGGTGACATGATGGTGCGGCTGAACCGCCCCATCGATGCCCGGCGCACTTTTGAAGCAGCGCTAGCGGCACATCCAAAGTGCGCCTTTGTCCTCGTCAACCTTGGCCAGTTGGCCACAGAAGCCGGTGAGCCTGAAGCGGCCGTGGGTTATTTCCAGCGTGCCCTAGAGGTGTTGCCCGGCCGAGCAGAGGTACGCCGCCTGCTGGCCGCAGCTTACCGGCGCCAGGGCGATGTGGCGAAAGCCGCCGAGTACGCCACGCCGGGCGGTGCAATGCCCGCTCCGGTGCAATACCCCGACCCGCTGCTCGCCGCGGTCACCGAACTGGACCGCAGCGCAAAGCGACAGAATCGCCTGGGTGTCGAGCATTCCAGCGCGGGCCGCAATCAGCAGGCGGCGCTATGCTTCGCCCGCGCTTTGCAGGCGGATCCAGAAAACACGGCCGCGCACGGCAATCTCGGCATTGCCTTGTTGAAGCTGGGCCGGATCGAAGAAGCCGTCCAGCATCTAGAAGAAGCACGCCGTAGAAATCCGCAAAGCGAGGAATTCCGGTCAGGCTTGATCCTGGCTCACGTTCGCCAGCCGGGCGCACAACAAATCGCAATCGACGACGCCCTGGCCTGGCGCAAGGAGCAGCCCCGAAACCTCCAGGCGCTTAATATTCTCGCGCAAGTTTACTTCGAGATACAACGGTATCTTGAGACTCTGAACATTAGCGGGGAAGCAGTCCGGATCGACCCGGCCCAGCCGTCGCCGTTTCTGGAGCAGGCCAGGGCGCTGGCCGCGCTGGGTCGCCACGCCGAGGCCCGCGACCGGCTCGAACAGGCTGTCAAGACGTTCCCCGACGATGAAACAGTCCGGCACACGCTGGCGCGTTTCCTCGTCGCCTGCCCAGACGACAAGCAACGCGACGCCGCCCGTGGATTGAAGCTGAGCCAGGAGCTGTTTGCCGGTCTTGGTGAGGTAGTCATCGGCGAAACGCTTGCCCTGGCACTGGCCGAAAACGGGCAATTCGACGAGGCCGTGAAGCGCCAACGCTGGGCTGTCCAGACCTGCGGCGATCAGGCGGGACCGGCCTTGCGCCAGCGGCTCGAACGGGAACTGAAGTGCCTGGAAGCGAGGCAGCCGTATCGCGAACCCTGGCCGTTCTGCAACAAGTGAGCGTGTTGAGAGAAGCTTCGGGAAATCTGCATGGCCCGACGTGAGAAAGTCCTGCTCGTCGGCTGGGATGCGGCCGACTGGAAAGTCATCAATCCGCTGATGGACGCCGGTAAAATGCCGAACGTCCAGCGGCTGGTCGATAACGGCAGCATGGGGCAAATCGCCACACTTCACCCGCCGCTGTCGCCGATGCTGTGGACGTCCATCGCCACAGGCAAGCGGCCGTTCAAGCACGGGATCCACGGTTTTAGCGAGCCCACTGCCGACGGCCTCGGCATCCAGCCGGTTACCAACCTGTCGCGGAAGTGCAAGGCGGTCTGGAATATTCTCAATCAGAACGGATTGCGTAGCGTGGTCATCGGTTGGTGGCCCAGCCACCCGGCCGAGCCGATCAACGGCGTGATGGTGTCCGACCATTACCACCGTGCGCACGGCCCGCTCGACAAGGGCTGGCCACTCTTGCCCAGGTCCGTTCATCCGCCCGAGCTGCACGATACATTAGCCGAGTTGCGCTTCCACCCCAACGAGCTGGCGCCGTCGATGATCGAGCCGTTCGTCCCAAAGGCCGAGGAGATCGACCAGGACAAGGATAAACGCCTGGCTGGCTGCATGCGCACCCTGTGCGAGTGCGTGAGCATCCACTCAGCCGCTACGTACCTGATCGAGCACGAACCTTGGGACTTCTTCGCCGTCTACTACGATGCCATCGACCACTTCTGTCATGGCTTCATGAAGTACCACCCGCCGCGGCAGGAGTTCATCCCTGAGGCGGATTTCGAACTGTACCACAACGTGGTGTCGATGGCCTACCAGTTCCACGACCAGATGCTGGGCACACTGCTCAATAAAGCCGGCGAGGATATGAACGTGATCCTCATGTCCGATCACGGCTTCCACCCAGACCACCTGCGGCCCAAGATGATACCCAGCATCCCTGCGGGGCCAGCCATCGAGCACCGCGATTTCGGTATCTTGGCGATGCGGGGGCCGGGCATCAAGAAGGACGAGCTGCTGCACGGGCCGAGCGTCATCGACATCACGCCGACGATCCTGACGCTCTACGGCCTGCCCGTGGGCGCCGACATGGATGGCAAGGTGCTGGTAAGCGCGTTCGAGAAGCCGCTGGACGTGCAAACGATCCCGACTTGGGAAGAAGTGCCGGGCGCCGACGGCCGCCATCCACCGCACACGCGACTCGATCCGCAGGCCGCCCGCGAATCGCTGGCACAGCTTGTGGCGCTTGGCTACATCGCCAGGCCGGATGAGAATCGCGAGAAGGCCGTCGCCGATACCATCGCCGAACTACGTTACAATCTCTCCGAGGCCTACCAGGACGACGACCAACACGCCGAAGCGCTGGAGATTCTGCGCGAGTTGCATCGGGCCGACCCGGACGAGCAACGCTATGCGGTCCACCGCTTCGTTTCTTGCCAGGCGCTGGGACTGTTGGACGAAATGTCAGAGATAGTGGCGGACCTCGATGGTCGGCGGCGCGGCGTTTATGAGCAGGCGCGAGTAGGCTTGACGGAACTTTCGGAACTGGTCCGCAAGCGGATGAAAGAGCGCAAATTGAAGCAGGAACTTGCGGCGACCGAGGCGCCGTCAGACGCCAAGCCCGAAGAACCGGACCAGCCCGACGAAACCGGCGTGGAAGCATCCGGCGAGGCCGAGAAGACCGAAGCCGCGCTGCTAAGCCCTGAAGAACGACAAGCGTTGGGCCGCTGGCGGAACTTGGCGCGGTTCGATCCGCCGGTGGTCGATTACCTCAAGGCTCAAGTCCGGGCGATGGAGGGCCGGCCAGCCGAGGCGCTGAAGCTGCTCGAGCGCGTCCAGGAAGCGCACCTGGCCCGGCCGGGGCTGTTCTTGCAGACGGCGGACCTCTATTTGAAGCTTGGTCGTTGGGAAGAGGCTGAGCAGACCTATGCCAAGGCCCTGAGCGTCGATCCGGATAACCCCCATGCCCA comes from the Pirellulales bacterium genome and includes:
- a CDS encoding SIMPL domain-containing protein, whose amino-acid sequence is MKSVVIVTIAAAMLATLATSAGAQVLVNPVNPTSGITVTGKGEIVAKPDVVEIKLRIAGSAELTDDAIVKHRDARDRVLKAFEALKLDNLKADDLNLNVHSATSREQAQMIFRGNVPNTPAQIEVSSAVRVRLSGIDKTPPDELMKSIGKLLDTAKDSGAAVGPSDEEVAMASRYGRTTTSTMVRFVVSAAEATREQAYQKAVDDARQRAERLAKLHSSKLGPVLSVQEAFVSSDNISTVQQQPWELQQPDITPPGEINTENMTGAVFQVRLSVRFAIDSAEKMAAQSSTGAER
- a CDS encoding NPCBM/NEW2 domain-containing protein, whose product is MTSIIFVAAAAVADLARADDSTAAKSKSREVAVITAADERITGPLADFRSGLLIVDSKPPRSIDLMDLQRLSFGSVAGVAAQWLGQDQHDLVGVGSTASGNGIQDIHLRLTGLPAEKQIKQLRVLLRSPLSAWRLDTAESPDWRLVVERFGNSPMAEVFLEPPASDVFNQQFQITLTYSDGSTEKIACAATTHTSDKLKTGAQTADAEKQLHFKAELGAGDVIVGKLVQMTDESLTLKTTWQPNVRIPLLHVQGLLCEPALPEAASRYQQALVKPGSEDLAIVVAKDGGLAEIPGHLKQWECQQLHFVYEGQEQTIQTARVQALVLAAHPPVHSTAAFQVVRLQTGDTLSGSWVAVNDNSISMNSPWGDTWEIPIESISEIGTRNGNLVHLSDLDPVSVEQVPYFGRLMHYRRDQSLEGSPLKIKGKFYAKGLAVHSRCLLAYTLDGQFANFKTLVGFDDDAGTRGRVNCRVLADGKELFANPDLRADQEPQTLDLSVAGAKLLTLEVDFGENEDTGDRVIWAQPRLFRK
- a CDS encoding RICIN domain-containing protein; the encoded protein is MPTHNSKTFGGAFAARNTAAASILPLLCLLAAIAAARADDPPRLDIHEWSVWLTEPTQNQINALAGYPSAMPGLVDTPRSRRPETEGPSVSPLSLISFSGKPADAVNLSLRMTNGRFLAHWPPADAKNNRLAWNDLKLTAPAAEAPYGFVPDDHWFARARQSNSLQVQRGSRVERFIAYDPELNVPLSLRVDGGPDRYQIINSGKYSLKDVLLIVPASKGRRIGWLDDLPAPKNPAPVKTPPAATGSPNPGGAAVAQALDAVKAATAQLRAASARMQSGADKPADGRFVKLVHVETGKALGIAGDSDEDSAQAELAQDEPNDTRIWKIEKDGDFFKLLNRKSGKVLDVQRESKSEGAAVIQWPDKAEVENQLTQDNQRWSWDGSGAERRLTNKLSNLVLDIDGTGKLVQRLADPGARRQLWRVVEVKEGVKDKSIDILAEVQMSTPLGIDQLNVQAITPLRDRLVAAGLTESETDLLLSLYSKSFFQSREPVLICRLPQATVDEWLPLEVDLGTAKITRVALVLCFKVDPLIRDQVQQLIEQLGDDDYANREQAERKLRDLGRMAIPALKEAVNSPDPERVMRAERLLLCQNERLDGK
- a CDS encoding PEP-CTERM sorting domain-containing protein, with product MKKRSQLQQGTNLADQLDTYSASVRANQTAGWWSKRIQRWTPYAAAVGSGLALTTALDAAIIYSGPDSTQVTAGGNGTFGANVYIGGRTFRLVVEHQSSLFSHKGVASFRRGNGDSVLSHAGVGLKRLSQGAVISNGAGGSTAGWGGDFAKLAYRRSAFGNPSPPGGTWEAGQSGFAGIRLNTAHGQTDYGWIRLEWLADTHGDPVTLKDDWAYDDSGAPIAAGAGAAVPEPSSLALVLLAAGSAGVLAWRKRHRTAAPASSAAG
- a CDS encoding CRTAC1 family protein, with translation MTKKATDPWFRPPDASVDRRWFLKSIVAATFLAGCDRATPRPDANSPPGPALFRDAAEDTGLIFRHENGMSGAMYMPEVIGSGVALFDYNNDGKLDVFVVQGGVLKPGAKPEPKKGPTHKLFRNDMEILPDGSRVLKFTDVTEEAGLNFADYGMGVVAGDYDGDGFIDLYVTCLGRNRLLHNNGDGTFTDVTETAGVGGDGWNTSAAWVDFDRDGRLDLFVCRYLQWTFDRHRMCQNPASGNDYCGPRSFEPARSRLYRNLGNGRFEEISISSRIASKAGAALGVVCADFNGDGWPDLLVANDGMENHLWINQKDGTFKEEALARGCALDCGGDAEANMGVIAADFHNSGRDDLFITHLITEHATFYRNLGGGQFEDQTTRLGLDAATRAFTGFGACAIDYDNDGRLDIFAANGAVKVLDAQVKAGFQPPLRQRCQLFHNDGGPKLRFAEVTEGAFLKVEDVGRGVACGDFRNNGAVDLVVANNNGPLRLLLNQVRQKNHWLGLRLVDGPVGRRFDVLGAVATLERSGQPSLRRRCATDGSYLSSSDPRVVFGLDNSAAFDCVRVLWPDGSTEAWRGLAADQYHELAKGTGRKEQA
- a CDS encoding tetratricopeptide repeat protein — translated: MKRLAKIIIARAPDFLLVAILLFCGVLLVRKWLPRSVVAKGPDLTFVDHPATDGMEPIVRDQIHVARAKCDELTATNATRRERGRAWGELGKVYLTYSHSRPAAGCFQNAQALDPDEFRWSYLLAHALERDGTIDEAAGAMQRALKVLQTDAAATPQDQLAGVCFLGDMMVRLNRPIDARRTFEAALAAHPKCAFVLVNLGQLATEAGEPEAAVGYFQRALEVLPGRAEVRRLLAAAYRRQGDVAKAAEYATPGGAMPAPVQYPDPLLAAVTELDRSAKRQNRLGVEHSSAGRNQQAALCFARALQADPENTAAHGNLGIALLKLGRIEEAVQHLEEARRRNPQSEEFRSGLILAHVRQPGAQQIAIDDALAWRKEQPRNLQALNILAQVYFEIQRYLETLNISGEAVRIDPAQPSPFLEQARALAALGRHAEARDRLEQAVKTFPDDETVRHTLARFLVACPDDKQRDAARGLKLSQELFAGLGEVVIGETLALALAENGQFDEAVKRQRWAVQTCGDQAGPALRQRLERELKCLEARQPYREPWPFCNK